A window of Rickettsiales bacterium genomic DNA:
AGAACTTATCCCACCTACGTGCATCAGCTCCGATAAAACAACGCTAACCGCATTTCGTGAGGAACATAAAGATGTCGTGCTTAAACCGCTTTATGGGTTTGGCGGACAAGCCATCCATCATATTACCCCTGAATCAAATGGCTTTGATGCACTCGTTGATAAAATGGTCGCCGAGCCTATCATTTTACAGCCCTACCTGCCTGAAGTGATGACAGAAGAAAAACGTATTCTTTTGGTAAATGGGAAAATGGCTGCGGCTTATAACCGCCTACCACCCGAAGGAGATTTTCGCACCAATGCTGCCGTTGGCGGAAGCGCGGAAAAAACTACACTAACGGCGCGACAGATTGAAATTGCCGAAACCGTTGGCGACGTATGTGCCAAAGAAGGACTTATGCTGATTGGATTAGATGTAATCGGCGATTTTTTAATTGAAATAAACACCACCTGCCCCACAGGTATCCGGGCAGTTCAACAGCTTTATGACCAAAATATTGCTAAAACCTTTTGGAATGAAGTAGAAAAATGTTAGAAAAAATCTATGGCTGAAACGAGTAACACAAACACCCACTGGCTGAAAAAATGTTTAGCCCCCCTCAAGCGTCGCTTCGCTGAAGTTTTCGCGATTTCTCTGTTTACGAATTTGCTCGCACTCGCTGTGCCCCTTTACACACTCCAAGTGTACGATCGTGTCGTTGGGCATCAAGCCACATCGACGCTTGTTGCACTGGCCATCGGTGTGGTGCTCGCCATTACGTTCGACTTTTTACTCCGCACCACGCGTAGTCGCCTTTTGCAAGATACTGCCATCCATATTGATGCGCATCTAGGCCGTCACCTTTACAATCGTTTTCGCGTATTGCCGCTGCAAGTGCTGGAATCTAAGCCGACCAACTACTGGCGCTCGCTCTTCCAAGATACGCAGATTATTCGCAGTGTCTTTTCTGGCCCCTCCGCCGTGCTAATCGCCGATATTCCTTTTGCGATTCTTTATGTCATTGTAATTTTTGTGATCGCAACGCCGATCGCTTGGGCACTCCTGCTAATCGTCCCTGCTTTCCTTGCACTGACCTGGTGGTCAACGCGTGAAGTCAGTGAGGCTTCTAACAAAGAGACGAAACATAATCTTAGCCATGACATGCTCATCTCAGAAATGCTTGCCGGGCGTACGACGGTAAAGGCATTACGCATTGATGCGGTCGCCCAACCGCATTACGAAGATTTACATGCCGATTCAATCGAGAACTCGTTTGAGCGTGGCGTCAAAACCGATATCTCCATTGCCATGGGGCAAACACTGGCGACTTCCAGTACAGCTATTTTAGTGACACTCGGCGCGCTGGCAATTATCGCGGGTGAAATGACCATCGGGTCACTCATTGCCACTACCATGCTGACCTCACGTATCATTGCGCCGCTTAACCAGCTTCTATCTGGATGGCGTGGATTTTCACGCTGTAAACAAGCGATTGAACATTTGAATGTGCTCGAAACACTGCCGCGCGAAAAAGACGAAAGCGGCGTCTCGCGCCCTCGTCCTCAAGGTTTACTGCAAGCTGAGGAACTCGTCGTACGTTATGAAGGCGCAGATCAACCAATCGTCAAAGATTGCAGCCTCACTTTAAAGCCCGGCGAGATGGTTGGGCTAGTCGGACGCAATGGCTGCGGCAAATCGACCTTGGTCAAAACCCTGCAAGGGCTCTACACACCAGAAGCGGGGCGCGTTGTATTAGACGGTGCTGACCTTGCGCAATTTAGCCGCGATGAAGTGACCGAATGGATTGGCTACGTGCCGCAAGAATGCTTCTTGTTTAACGCCACCATTCGCGAAAATATTGTCAAAGCATGGCCTGAAGCGAGCGACGAAGCGGTATTAGCCGCCGCCAAACTCGCAGGTGCTGATGAATTTATCATCGACCTGCCAGATGGCTATGACACAGAAATTGGCGAAGGCGGCCATCGCTTATCAGGCGGACAACGTCAACGCCTTGCCATCGCCCGTGCTTTGTTGCGCAACCCACCTGTACTGTTGCTGGA
This region includes:
- the gshB gene encoding glutathione synthase, with translation MNKLVIQMNEPDGFNPVTDSTMALVFEAQARDYDVFYYAPPQIAAVNSEIIAQVRPITFFNRTDDFFEHGELQPMNLEEADVILIRQNPPYNMEYLGCTWLLERLQHPKILNNPTAIRNRPEKIFPLEFPELIPPTCISSDKTTLTAFREEHKDVVLKPLYGFGGQAIHHITPESNGFDALVDKMVAEPIILQPYLPEVMTEEKRILLVNGKMAAAYNRLPPEGDFRTNAAVGGSAEKTTLTARQIEIAETVGDVCAKEGLMLIGLDVIGDFLIEINTTCPTGIRAVQQLYDQNIAKTFWNEVEKC
- a CDS encoding ATP-binding cassette domain-containing protein; this translates as MAETSNTNTHWLKKCLAPLKRRFAEVFAISLFTNLLALAVPLYTLQVYDRVVGHQATSTLVALAIGVVLAITFDFLLRTTRSRLLQDTAIHIDAHLGRHLYNRFRVLPLQVLESKPTNYWRSLFQDTQIIRSVFSGPSAVLIADIPFAILYVIVIFVIATPIAWALLLIVPAFLALTWWSTREVSEASNKETKHNLSHDMLISEMLAGRTTVKALRIDAVAQPHYEDLHADSIENSFERGVKTDISIAMGQTLATSSTAILVTLGALAIIAGEMTIGSLIATTMLTSRIIAPLNQLLSGWRGFSRCKQAIEHLNVLETLPREKDESGVSRPRPQGLLQAEELVVRYEGADQPIVKDCSLTLKPGEMVGLVGRNGCGKSTLVKTLQGLYTPEAGRVVLDGADLAQFSRDEVTEWIGYVPQECFLFNATIRENIVKAWPEASDEAVLAAAKLAGADEFIIDLPDGYDTEIGEGGHRLSGGQRQRLAIARALLRNPPVLLLDEVTSNLDSASEMLLRHHLVALSRDGSILVATHSLPILRACHRILVMDKGRIIQDGPAEEVLATITGKDPETQTKKGDES